A stretch of the Panicum virgatum strain AP13 chromosome 9N, P.virgatum_v5, whole genome shotgun sequence genome encodes the following:
- the LOC120692258 gene encoding filament-like plant protein 4, translating into MDRRSWPWKKKSSDKSSNGEVLQNSNQEQEDKGPKFVQIAPETYAHLTESEEKVKVLEENVKVLNEQLSAAQSEITTKDALVKQHAKVAEEAVSGWEKAEAEASALKLQLETVTLSKLAAEEKAAHLDGALKECMKQVRTVKEESEQKLHDVVFAKTKQWEKIKAEFEAKLVEFEQELIRAGAENDALTRSLQERAELLMKIDEEKAQAEAEIEVLKSTIQSDEREINSLKYELHVVSKELEIRNEEKNMSVRSADVATKQHQEDVKKISKLEAECQRLRGLVRKKLPGPAALAQMKMEVESLGREYGDHRVRRSPAKNSSFHRPMSPVPDYAIENLQHMQRGNEFLTARLLTMEEETKMLKEALTKRNGELQSSRSMYAKTAGKLRSLEVQMLTGNQHKSPTPNMDIQFDGALSQNGSNPPSMTSMSEDGVDDEGSCTESWANALVLELSQFKKEKAAKSRAIEDSNRLELMDDFLEMERLACLSSEANGNGSAINKMKIDEVGATLSGITEGDGVKDLQSTSPMSETPSSKQQLSEKSSLLKLQSRISSLLDSESPENNAGKMIDSIRNILKDIEDEADSINANGTHHLDGTLSSGSECAMDQELKTAILRIQDFVMLLDQELSKFQGQSSDYDGLFEKTQQFSALIDKVLSNDNGLNDFVMALSVILSETSQIKFTMSRDNSNEAESNNLACVDKVTLLENKVQPEPVKDSVSDLCPLLPRSSSDPEFEGPADAGFDAKTALKICSPEEYEQLKSEKTNLEEELAKCNDIIEETKVRLSDMEKNLEDLTAKLADSEKSNSLSETQLKCMAESYKSLESRKVELENEIEVLQSKIDTLTAELTDERQSHQENLAKYKDLEEKMERYELERRSMFVDEGPDTNSKQEKEIAAAAEKLAECQETILILGRQLQAMRPSAESLGSSPNRQRMEDFLQDAVGTTAGESSQKPGGQPDTDQEILGAGNESPVNRFKTHITPSDADESPFPSPNNSKRPKHRSRSSSSSSFANHQLPEKQSRGFSRFFTKGKE; encoded by the exons ATGGATCGACGCAGCTGgccttggaagaagaaatcatCTGATAAATCATCAAACGGAGAAGTGTTGCAGAATTCCAATCAAGAACAG GAAGATAAAGGTCCAAAATTTGTGCAAATTGCACCGGAAACATATGCACATCTTACAGAGTCAGAGGAAAAAGTAAAAGTTTTAGAAGAAAATGTGAAGGTCTTAAATGAACAACTCTCTGCGGCACAATCTGAGATCACAACTAAAGATGCACTAGTGAAACAACATGCAAAAGTTGCTGAAGAAGCCGTATCAG GTTGGGAGAAAGCTGAAGCAGAGGCCTCCGCACTGAAGCTTCAGCTAGAAACTGTTACATTGTCTAAGCTCGCAGCTGAAGAAAAAGCTGCCCATTTAGATGGTGCTTTGAAAGAATGCATGAAGCAAGTAAGAACTGTCAAGGAAGAAAGTGAGCAGAAACTGCATGATGTAGTCTTTGCAAAAACCAAACAGTGGGAGAAGATAAAGGCCGAGTTCGAAGCAAAATTAGTTGAATTCGAACAGGAACTCATAAGGGCTGGTGCTGAGAATGATGCACTCACAAGATCCCTCCAAGAACGGGCAGAATTGCTGATGAAAATTGATGAGGAAAAAGCTCAAGCAGAAGCCGAGATTGAAGTCTTGAAAAGCACAATCCAGTCAGACGAAAGGGAGATAAATTCCCTCAAATATGAACTGCATGTTGTCTCCAAAGAGCTTGAAATCCGCAATGAAGAAAAGAACATGAGCGTGCGCTCAGCTGATGTAGCAACTAAACAGCATCAGGAAGATGTCAAGAAAATATCAAAACTTGAAGCTGAATGCCAAAGATTACGTGGCCTTGTTCGGAAGAAGTTACCTGGTCCAGCTGCACTAGCTCAAATGAAAATGGAGGTGGAGAGCTTGGGCAGAGAGTATGGAGACCACAGAGTACGACGATCCCCTGCAAAGAATTCTAGTTTCCATCGTCCTATGTCTCCTGTTCCTGATTATGCCATAGAGAACTTACAACACATGCAGAGAGGGAATGAGTTTCTAACTGCTCGTCTATTAACAATGGAAGAAGAAACCAAGATGCTAAAAGAGGCACTGACAAAGCGAAACGGTGAGCTACAGTCATCAAGAAGCATGTATGCTAAAACAGCAGGCAAGCTCCGTAGCTTGGAGGTTCAAATGTTGACTGGAAACCAACATAAGAGTCCAACTCCAAACATGGATATTCAGTTTGATGGTGCACTGAGCCAAAATGGAAGCAACCCACCTAGCATGACTTCAATGTCTGAAGATGGTGTTGATGATGAAGGAAGTTGCACGGAATCTTGGGCCAATGCTCTAGTATTAGAGCTCTCTCAGTTCAAGAAAGAGAAAGCGGCCAAGAGCAGGGCGATAGAAGACTCCAATAGGTTGGAACTCATGGATGACTTCTTAGAGATGGAGAGATTAGCATGTTTGTCTTCTGAGGCTAATGGCAATGGCAGTGCCATCAACAAAATGAAGATAGATGAAGTTGGGGCTACTTTGTCTGGTATTACTGAAGGAGACGGTGTTAAAGATTTGCAGTCAACTTCACCAATGTCAGAAACTCCATCAAGTAAACAGCAGCTATCCGAGAAATCTTCACTTTTGAAATTGCAATCAAGAATATCTTCCTTACTGGATTCTGAATCACCAGAGAACAATGCAGGAAAGATGATTGATAGCATTAGAAATATTTTGAAGGATATTGAAGATGAGGCAGATTCGATCAATGCAAATGGCACTCATCACTTGGATGGGACCTTAAGTTCAGGTAGCGAATGTGCCATGGATCAAGAACTAAAGACTGCCATATTGAGGATTCAAGACTTTGTCATGTTGCTTGATCAAGAACTCTCCAAGTTCCAAGGCCAGTCATCTGATTATGATGGGCTATTTGAAAAAACACAACAATTCTCTGCATTAATTGACAAAGTTTTGTCAAATGATAATGGCCTAAATGACTTTGTCATGGCACTATCTGTTATCTTGTCAGAAACCAGTCAGATTAAGTTCACAATGTCGAGAGACAACAGCAATGAAGCAGAAAGTAATAACTTAGCTTGTGTTGATAAAGTGACTCTACTTGAAAATAAGGTTCAGCCTGAGCCAGTAAAAGACAGTGTTTCTGATCTCTGTCCACTACTTCCTCGTTCATCTTCTGATCCTGAGTTTGAGGGGCCTGCTGATGCTGGATTTGATGCTAAGACTGCTCTGAAGATATGCTCACCAGAGGAATATGAACAACTTAAATCTGAGAAGACCAATCTGGAGGAAGAACTAGCGAAGTGCAATGACATAATAGAAGAAACAAAGGTTAGATTGAGTGATATGGAGAAAAACTTGGAAGACCTTACAGCCAAGTTGGCTGACAGTGAGAAATCAAATAGCTTGAGTGAGACACAGTTGAAATGTATGGCCGAATCCTACAAGTCACTTGAATCGAGAAAAGTTGAATTAGAAAATGAGATAGAAGTACTGCAGTCCAAAATAGATACTTTGACAGCTGAACTCACCGATGAAAGACAAAGTCATCAGGAGAACTTAGCCAAATACAAAGACCTCGAGGAGAAGATGGAAAG GTATGAGTTGGAGAGGAGGTCAATGTTTGTAGATGAGGGTCCAGATACCAATTCAAAGCAG GAGAAAGAGATAGCGGCTGCAGCGGAGAAGCTTGCAGAGTGCCAGGAAACAATACTGATTCTCGGCCGTCAGCTGCAAGCTATGCGTCCTTCAGCTGAGTCTTTAGGTTCTTCACCTAACCGGCAACGTATGGAGGACTTTCTGCAGGATGCTGTAggaacaactgcaggagagtCTTCCCAGAAGCCGGGAGGCCAACCTGATACAGACCAGGAAATTCTTGGGGCAGGAAATGAGTCTCCTGTCAATAGATTCAAGACGCACATAACCCCTTCTGACGCTGACGAGAGCCCTTTCCCTTCTCCGAACAACTCCAAGCGTCCGAAGCATCGATCGAGATCCTCTTCATCTTCGTCGTTTGCTAACCACCAGTTGCCAGAGAAACAGAGCCGCGGATTCAGTCGTTTCTTCACAAAGGGCAAAGAGTGA